A stretch of DNA from Erwinia aphidicola:
ATTCTCATCATGCTGCGCCATATTACTTACCGCCCAGCAGGTCGCGGGCATTCCAGTGCGGGAAGTGGCGGCGCACCAGCGCGTTCAGCTCCAGCTCAAAGGCGCTGAAATCGCCGCTGTGCTGCTGCATCTCCTCTGCCAGCGGCTGGCGGATCATGCCCGCGCCCACGGTGACGTTGCTCAGGCGATCGATAAAGATCATCCCGCCGGTTACCGGGTTCTGCTGATAAGCGTCGAGCACCATTGGCTCATCGAAAATGACATCGACCAGGCCAATGCCGTTCAGCGGCAGCTGTTGAGCAACGTGCTGCGTCAGGTTATTGATCTCCACCTGATGCTGAATATTTTCGATGCGCACGCGGGTCTTCTTGCCGGCGATTTTGACGTCAAAGCTCTGACCCGGTGTCAGCGGCTGTTCCGCCATCCACACCACGTCAACCGCTGCGCCGCGTACCGGCTTAAGATCGGCATCGGCCGCCACCAGCAGATCGCCACGGCTGATATCGATCTCGTCCTTCAGCACCAGGGTAATCGCCTGGCCAGCGGCTGCCTGCTCCAGATCGCCATCAAAGGTGACGATGCGCGCAATGGAAGACTCCACGCCGGACGGCAGCACTTTCACCCGCTGCCCTGGCTGCACCACGCCGGAAGCCAGCGTCCCGGCATAGCCGCGGAAGTCGAGGTTCGGGCGGTTGACGTACTGCACCGGGAAACGCATAGGCTGCTGTTCTACCACGCGCTGCACCTCAACGGTTTCCAGCACGTCCAGCAGCGTCGGGCCGCTGTACCAGTTCATCTGCGCACTGGCTGACGCCACGTTTTCGCCTTCCAGCGCCGACAGCGGAACAAAGCGGATATCAAGATTGGCCGGCAGCTGCGCCGCGAAATCAAGGTAGTCCTGTTTGATCTGCTCAAACGTCTCCTGGCTGTAGTTCACCAGGTCCATTTTGTTGACCGCCACCACCAGGTGTTTGATACCCAGCAGCGTCGAGATAAAGCTGTGGCGGCGCGTCTGATCCAGCACGCCTTTGCGCGCATCGATCAGC
This window harbors:
- the cysN gene encoding sulfate adenylyltransferase subunit CysN, translating into MNTIIAQQIADQGGVEAWLHAQQHKSLLRFLTCGSVDDGKSTLIGRLLHDTRQIYEDQLSTLHNDSKRHGTQGEKLDLALLVDGLQAEREQGITIDVAYRYFSTEKRKFIIADTPGHEQYTRNMATGASTCDLAILLIDARKGVLDQTRRHSFISTLLGIKHLVVAVNKMDLVNYSQETFEQIKQDYLDFAAQLPANLDIRFVPLSALEGENVASASAQMNWYSGPTLLDVLETVEVQRVVEQQPMRFPVQYVNRPNLDFRGYAGTLASGVVQPGQRVKVLPSGVESSIARIVTFDGDLEQAAAGQAITLVLKDEIDISRGDLLVAADADLKPVRGAAVDVVWMAEQPLTPGQSFDVKIAGKKTRVRIENIQHQVEINNLTQHVAQQLPLNGIGLVDVIFDEPMVLDAYQQNPVTGGMIFIDRLSNVTVGAGMIRQPLAEEMQQHSGDFSAFELELNALVRRHFPHWNARDLLGGK